The region TTGCTCTGTCTGTCTTTATTGGTTTGGGGAAAACTGGAGGGGCTGGAGGACCACGACACAGTCAGCAAAGCACAGAACAGCCATGCAGGAGGGACAGCCCTGGAGCCCACCTGCCAATGCCTCATAGGCTTCTAGAGGGGGTACGGCGACAGAGGAGGGGAGCCCCTGCCCCTGGGCAAGGGCAGAGCCTGTGGGCACACTGGGGGGTGCCCCACTCCTGCCCCAGAGCCATGCACCTCACCCACACATGTCACactctccagcagacaccagcccCGGGGTATgggagctgggggaaggggacCAAAAGCGCCCAAGGGCAGGAAATCTGGGGATCCGTCCACTTGGCCTCAGCATCTgcctggggagagaggaagagagcgGCAGAGGGAAGGGACCGGCCTGTCCCGCGCCCCACCCGCCCCGCCACCAGCACGGGCGTCCACCGGCTGTCTGTGTCCTTCAGCTCTCCTGGTAGCCCGGCTCCTACTCCGTCTGTGCTCTCTGTCCTCGGCCCTCTGTCTGTGGAGTCCACTCTGCTTAGCTCTGGGCCACATGGAGCGCCACCGCCCTCTAAGCTCACCAAGGAGCCAGCCCCCAAGGAGGTAGGGCCCCCCCACATACCTGGGCGTCACCACTGAGGGGCTGGCCAGCCCAGAGGCCTGCGTGACTGTGGCGAGCCACGCCCTGCTTGGAGGCCTCCTCGCCCTCTTGGCTCTGCCCCAGCTGACGGATGTGGCACAGGAACAAGGTGGCGTTGAACGCTCGCTGTGGGAGGAGAGGGGGCCAGGCAGGCCGGGGCTCCAGCTCCAAGTCTGCAAGGAGCGCAGCGGAGGCTGGCCAGCCGAGGCCAACACCCTGAAGCTGGGGAATGGGGCAGGTGGCCACCTCGGGCCTCTCCCGTGCTGACCTTCCAGTGGTCCAGGCAAAACTCTTCTCAGTCTGCTCATTGACTGAGCCCAGGACACCCTTGTCAAAGGCCACGTCCCCAGAGACCCTGGAGAAGTCTGAAAGTCAGCGGGGAGGGGGACATCTCTGAGGATGTGGTCCCTCTGGCCCTGGCACAGCTTAGCAGGGGTCCCACTCACCAAAGATGCTGAGAGGCCTGCTGGCGGGTGAACCTCCTACTTGGGACTTCGATCCAGTAGGTGCCGGACAAAGTCGGGGAGGCCGGGTCAGTCTGCCCCCTCCCCACGGTTGCTCGACACCCCCAGCACAAGCCAGCCTCAAGCTCACCTGACTGAAATGTCATCCCAAAAGGGAGAGTCCACCACATAGCTGGCCCTCAGTATCTGTCTGAAGAGTTCAGGGTCGCTCTCGTCATAGAAGCAGGGTACCCACACAGCCTGGCACCCACAGACGAATCACCCGGCTGTCCaaccctccccagcccagcagggGCAGGCAGGTAGAAGATGCGCTGTCCCAGCGGTCACGCACAGGATGCGGCAGATGGCACCCAGGGCGCACACATCTACGGCCTtccagagacagacacagagacacaccacacacacacacacacacacacacacacgcacacgcacgcacgcacgtaCGCCATGCCGGCCAGGGCCTCAGTGCCGTGCACCCGTGCAATCGGCACAACGGTCTTCCCGGCCCCTGGTGCCTCGGTTCCCCCAGGGCCCCCCAGCCCCGTCTCATCCCCCAACAAGCTTCAGGGTGCACTCCTTCACTTCCCCACATATCCTGGGGTCCTCAGGTGGTGCCTAGCATGTTGCTGGCCTGGACTTTGGAGAGACCAAAGTCAGAGACCATGATCTTGGAGTCTTCAAAGGGCATAGCATAGAGGAGGTTTTCAGGCTGTGATGTGTGGGTGCTAGAGAAAGGGCCAGGGCAGTTCTGGCATAGCCCCAGTGCTGGGACAGGGTGGGCCTCGGCACCTTCAAGTTGCCCAGACCCTTGCTGGAGAGAGATGCTGGGAAAAGCCTGACCATGCTCCTGAGGAGACACACGCAGGGCAGGGGGCCCCAGCCAGGCACCTTGAGGTCCTGGTGTACGAGGCCCAGGCTGTGCAGGTAGGAGACAGTGCCAAGGACCTGGCCCACCAGGTGGCTGGCATGCTTCTCTGAGTAGGAGCCACGCTCCATGATGTAGTCAAACAGCTCGCTCCCCGTCACCCTGGCAGGAGTCGGGGCTCAGCTGACCCAGGCAGCTCAGCCCCCCACGGGCTCCTGCAGCATGCCTCAGCCCCTGTCACAGCTCGGTGGCAGGTAGAGGTAGGAAGGGCTTTCATGGATGTCCTCCAGAGCCACAATATTGGCATGGCTGATCCTACAATAGGACTACAGTAGAATCTAGCAGTGCTTTGTCCTGGGCCCCCAGGAACACCCCTCCCTGTTCTCTTCCTCCCAACTCTGCTCCCCGTTGACTGTCACAGGCCACCCCTGCCCGGTCCAGGAGGGCAGAgctccagcccccagcccaggccttcCTCAGGAGCCACATTTCTAAACCCCACTTGAAAACCACAGATTAATATTAACCCTCTGATTGTGCCAATGTGGACATTCAGGCGCAGACAGGAAAAGAGAACTGTCCCAGGGCTCCCTGCAGTTTGTTGGCCAGGCCTGGACTAGACCCGCGGGCTCGGCCTCCCAGACCCCAGACCTGAGACCCAGGGGCTCCTACCATCCCCATCGACTTAGTCCCTGTCCCAGCCCTAGGTGCGGTGCACACCTGCAGAGCACTGCGGTCTTGCTCTCCTCCTTGTCCTGGAGGGCATTCTTGTGGACACACTTGAGGACAACAAGGTCTGTGGAGCCCCAATCCGCCCCACCACAGAGCAAGACAGCAGGCATGGGAGGCAAGAGAGGGGAAAGGTGCAAAGCAGAGGGGGCACGcggaggaaaaggggagagagcCCAGACAGGACAGCGGAGCTGGGGCGAAGGGACCCCTTGCCACCCAGCCcgccacacacgtgcacacacacacgtacacacacacacactcgcacatcACCGACATGCACATCTACACACtgtctcacacgcacacacacacctgcacatgaCCGACATGCACATCTACACGCTgtctcacgcacacacacacacatcactgaCATGCACATCTACACACtgtctcacacgcacacacacactcgcacatcACTGACACGCACATCTACACACtgtctcacacgcacacacacactcacacatcacTGACACGCACATCTACACGCtgtctcacatgcacacacactcgcACATCACTGACATGCACATCTACACGCtgtctcacacgcacacacactcacacatcacTGACATGCACATCTACACGCtgtctcacacgcacacacactcacacatcacTGACACACACATCTACACGCtgtctcacacgcacacacacacacatcactgaCATGCACATCTACACGCTGtctcacacgcacacgcacacacatcaCTGACATGCACATCTACACGCtgtctcacatgcacacacacactcgcacaacACCGACATGCACATCTACAcgctgtctcacacacacacacacattcacacatcaCTGACACACACATCTACACGCtgtctcacacgcacacacactcacacatcacTGACATGCACATCTACACGCtgtctcacacgcacacacactcacacatcacTGACACACACATCTACACGCtgtctcacacgcacacacacacacatcactgaCATGCACATCTACACGCTGtctcacacgcacacgcacacacatcaCTGACATGCACATCTACACGCtgtctcacatgcacacacacactcgcacaacACCGACATGCACATCTACACACtgtctcacacgcacacacacattcacacatcaCTGACATGCACATCTACATGCTgtctcacgcacacacacactcgcacatcACTGACACTCACATCTACACACTGtctcacacgtgcacacacactcacacatcacTGACATGCACATCTACATGCTGTctcacaagcacacacacactcgcacatcACTGACATGCACATCTACACGCTGTctcacacgcacactcacacacatcacTGACATGCACATCTACACGCTGTctaacatgcacacacactcacacatcacTGACATGCACATCTACACGCtgtctcacatgcacacacactcgcACATCACTGACATGCACATCTACACGCtgtctcacatgcacacacactcacacatcacTGACACACACATCTACACGCtgtctcacat is a window of Cynocephalus volans isolate mCynVol1 chromosome X, mCynVol1.pri, whole genome shotgun sequence DNA encoding:
- the PNCK gene encoding LOW QUALITY PROTEIN: calcium/calmodulin-dependent protein kinase type 1B (The sequence of the model RefSeq protein was modified relative to this genomic sequence to represent the inferred CDS: inserted 2 bases in 2 codons; deleted 1 base in 1 codon; substituted 2 bases at 2 genomic stop codons), which translates into the protein MHGAFWKAANNTGLDTWLLLKTHEVISSAHKIWEKLDLVVLKCVHKNALQDKEESKTAVLCRISHANIVALEDIHESPSYLYLVTGSELFDYIMERGSYSEKHASHLVGQVLGTVSYLHSLGLVHQDLKPENLLYAMPFEDSKIMVSDFGLSKVQASNMLGTTXGPQDMWGSEGVHPEAFWKAVDVCALGAICRILLCGYPXFYDESDPELFRQILRASYVVDSPFWDDISGADXPGLPDFVRHLLDRSPKRRFTRQQASQHLWVSGDVAFDKGVLGSVNEQTEKSFAXDHWKRAFNATLFLCHIRQLGQSQEGEEASKQGVARHSHAGLWAGQPLSGDAQADAEAKWTDPQISCPWALLVPFPQLPYPGAGVCWRGQGLPSSVAVPPLEAYEALAAQPGSVVKTPLLVKLRDPKGSDEAQTEAGLDLGAEAGLGFGVGARSPASPKDSSKGAPPLESQRHRAGRPLCPARCCVLILAQGVARARGLKWIVNDPVAQSAAQQEATQTGLSPWMPGGHCTSGPTSPGRPPALTGPSRRQRNREVTTLMMVANPSPQAAIWGQERDWELVPAANEVAHTLPEGGNRRAQGPAELAEHPGPGPGEQKATWNGLSDREPPPPPQREK